In Equus quagga isolate Etosha38 chromosome 14, UCLA_HA_Equagga_1.0, whole genome shotgun sequence, one DNA window encodes the following:
- the LOC124225824 gene encoding olfactory receptor 10A4 — MPSEIPGRRMTWGNWTIVSEFVLVSFSALSSELQALLFLLFLTIYLVTLMGNVLIILVTTADSSLQSPMYFFLRNLSFLEIGFNLVIVPKMLGTLIIQGTTISFLGCATQMYFFFFFGAAECCLLATMAYDRYVAICDPLRYPVIMGHRACAQLATASWFSGFPVATVQTTWIFSFPFCGPNRVNHFFCDSPPVIALVCADTSLFELEALTATVLFILLPFLLILGSYVRILSTIFRMPSAEGKRKAFSTCSSHLLVVSLFYSTAILTYFRPRSSNSPESKKLLSLSYTVVTPMLNPIIYSLRNSEVKAALRRVIRRTLDPQKL, encoded by the coding sequence ATGCCCAGTGAAATCCCAGGCAGAAGAATGACGTGGGGAAACTGGACAATTGTCAGTGAGTTTGTTCTTGTGAGCTTCTCAGCCTTGTCCTCTGAGCTACAAGCtctactctttctcctttttttgacTATTTACCTGGTTACCTTAATGGGCAATGTCCTCATCATTCTGGTCACTACAGCTGACTCTTCCCTACAAAGTCCTATGTACTTCTTCCTCAGGAACTTGTCCTTCCTGGAAATAGGTTTCAACTTGGTCATTGTGCCCAAGATGCTGGGGACCCTGATCATTCAAGGCACAACCAtctctttccttggctgtgcaactcaaatgtatttcttcttcttctttggggCTGCTGAGTGCTGCCTCCTGGCCACAATGGcatatgaccgctatgtggccatctgcgaCCCTTTGCGCTACCCAGTGATCATGGGCCACAGGGCCTGTGCCCAGCTGGCAACTGCCTCTTGGTTCTCAGGGTTTCCAGTGGCCACTGTGCAAACCACATGGATTTTCAGCTTCCCTTTTTGTGGCCCTAACAGAGTGAACCACTTCTTTTGTGACAGCCCTCCTGTCATTGCACTGGTCTGTGCTGATACCTCACTGTTTGAGCTGGAGGCTCTGACAGCCACTGTCCTATTCATCCTCTTGCCTTTCTTGCTGATCCTGGGGTCCTATGTTCGCATCCTCTCCACTATCTTCAGGATGCCCTCAGCTGAGGGGAAACgcaaggccttctccacctgttcCTCTCACCTCCTGGTTGTCTCCCTCTTCTATAGCACTGCCATCCTCACATATTTCCGACCCCGGTCCAGCAACTCTCCTGAGAGCAAGAAGCTGTTGTCACTCTCCTACACGGTTGTGACTCCCATGTTAAATCCCATCATCTACAGCTTAAGGAATAGTGAAGTGAAGGCTGCACTGAGGCGGGTCATCCGAAGGACCCTGGACCCTCAGAAACTATGA